A genomic region of Rhizobium sp. NXC24 contains the following coding sequences:
- a CDS encoding type II toxin-antitoxin system RelE/ParE family toxin: MIVVFSARAQADVEHIGDYIAQDNPQRAASFIMELVKRCRHLADMPYRFPLVPRYEHTGVRRFPHGAYLVFYHVSEDAVEILHILNGAQDFEAILFPET, encoded by the coding sequence GTGATCGTCGTTTTCTCCGCCAGAGCTCAAGCCGATGTTGAACATATTGGCGACTACATTGCTCAGGATAATCCCCAACGCGCGGCAAGCTTCATCATGGAGCTTGTCAAGCGGTGTAGGCATCTAGCGGACATGCCGTACCGCTTTCCGCTGGTACCGCGCTATGAACACACAGGCGTCCGCCGCTTCCCGCATGGTGCCTATCTCGTTTTCTATCATGTCAGCGAAGACGCCGTAGAAATTCTGCATATCTTGAATGGCGCCCAGGATTTCGAAGCAATTTTGTTTCCCGAGACCTAA
- a CDS encoding FAD-binding oxidoreductase: protein MSSSAPSSALLDRFAAIVGEKHAVQDPAEIAPHLIENRGLYRGASPLLLKPGSVEEVSAILKLASETGTAIVPQTGNTGLVGGQTPREGGSDIILSLERMNRIRDIDPVGNTMIVDGGCILADVQKAAEEHGRMFPLSLGSEGSCRIAGNLSTNAGGTAVLAYGNMRQLCLGLEVVLPTGEIWNGLRRLKKDNTGYDLRDLFIGAEGTLGVITGAVLKLFPQPLGHQVAFAGIQSTEDALTLFKNAASLCGPALTGFELMPRIGVEFTARHIPGVRDPLETVHPWYVLIDISTSDSAETAERMMTTLLEQGYEAGLIQDATIANSEAQRKALWHMRESMSDAQKPEGGSIKHDVSVPVAQIPKFMHEAEKAVMAAMPGARICAFGHMGDGNIHYNISQPVGADKAEFIGRWREMNKIVHGLVLQHGGSISAEHGIGQLKRDELASIRPEIEMDLMRRIKTAFDPAGIMNPGKVLKI, encoded by the coding sequence ATGAGCAGCTCCGCCCCCTCCTCCGCCCTTCTGGATCGCTTTGCCGCGATCGTCGGCGAAAAGCATGCCGTGCAGGACCCTGCGGAGATCGCACCGCATCTTATCGAAAATCGCGGGCTCTATCGCGGCGCATCGCCCCTGCTCCTGAAGCCGGGCTCGGTAGAAGAGGTTTCGGCAATCCTGAAGCTCGCCAGCGAGACCGGCACGGCCATCGTGCCGCAGACCGGTAATACCGGCCTTGTCGGTGGCCAGACACCACGCGAGGGCGGCTCTGACATCATCCTCTCATTGGAGCGCATGAACCGCATCCGCGACATCGATCCGGTCGGCAATACCATGATCGTCGATGGTGGTTGCATCCTGGCTGATGTGCAGAAAGCGGCGGAAGAGCATGGCCGCATGTTTCCGCTGTCGCTCGGCTCCGAGGGCTCCTGCCGCATCGCCGGCAATCTCTCCACCAATGCCGGCGGCACGGCCGTTCTTGCCTACGGCAATATGCGCCAGCTCTGCCTCGGCCTTGAAGTGGTGCTGCCGACCGGCGAAATCTGGAACGGTCTTCGGCGGCTGAAGAAGGACAATACCGGTTACGACCTGCGCGACCTCTTCATCGGCGCCGAGGGAACGCTCGGCGTTATCACCGGCGCGGTGCTGAAGCTTTTCCCGCAACCGCTTGGCCATCAGGTGGCTTTTGCCGGTATCCAATCGACCGAAGACGCACTGACACTGTTCAAGAATGCGGCCAGCCTCTGCGGCCCGGCGCTGACCGGCTTCGAGCTGATGCCGCGCATCGGCGTCGAGTTCACCGCTCGCCATATTCCGGGCGTGCGCGATCCGCTGGAAACAGTGCATCCCTGGTATGTGCTGATCGATATCTCCACATCGGATTCGGCCGAGACCGCCGAGAGGATGATGACGACGCTGCTGGAGCAAGGTTACGAGGCCGGCCTGATTCAGGATGCGACCATCGCCAATTCCGAGGCGCAGCGAAAGGCGCTGTGGCACATGCGCGAGAGCATGTCGGACGCGCAGAAGCCGGAGGGCGGCTCGATCAAACACGACGTCTCCGTGCCGGTCGCGCAGATCCCGAAATTCATGCACGAGGCGGAGAAGGCAGTGATGGCCGCCATGCCCGGCGCCCGCATCTGCGCTTTCGGCCATATGGGCGACGGCAATATCCACTACAACATCTCGCAGCCCGTGGGAGCGGACAAGGCGGAGTTCATCGGCCGCTGGCGCGAAATGAACAAGATCGTGCACGGGCTGGTGCTGCAACATGGCGGCTCGATCTCCGCCGAACACGGCATCGGGCAATTGAAGCGCGACGAACTGGCTTCGATCCGCCCTGAAATCGAGATGGATCTGATGCGCCGGATTAAGACGGCGTTCGACCCGGCAGGGATCATGAATCCGGGAAAAGTCCTCAAGATCTGA
- a CDS encoding hybrid-cluster NAD(P)-dependent oxidoreductase → MNMTISLRHQHLDQMQPWSDRQHLLECLSATPEAPDVMTFTFRSDKDNWFRYLPGQFVTLELPTAPEPVMRTYTLSSTPSRPFSVAVTVKAQKDSIGTRWMFENLKPGMRIKAFGPLGDFSHIRHPGEKYLFVSAGSGITPMMAMTRYMADTGPLSDITFVNCSRSPADIIFRSELEYLARFMPNLDLGFIVEGCGRTDLWSGLKGRIDKAKIGLLAPDFMERTIFCCGPEVFMDAVRSMLEAHGFDMARYHQESFQPAQAATPLAEVSDDASMDAATSIRFTMAGRDVACAPGQTILQAARGAGVRIGAACESGLCGTCRVMKLSGEVEMNHNGGILDDEIDEGYILACCSRPKTDVQIEA, encoded by the coding sequence ATGAACATGACCATCTCTCTCCGTCATCAGCACCTGGATCAGATGCAGCCATGGAGCGACAGGCAGCATCTGCTCGAATGCCTGTCGGCAACGCCGGAAGCGCCCGATGTGATGACCTTCACATTCCGCTCCGACAAGGATAATTGGTTCCGCTATCTGCCGGGCCAGTTCGTAACCCTGGAACTGCCGACGGCGCCCGAGCCGGTCATGCGCACCTACACGCTTTCCTCGACACCGTCGCGGCCCTTTTCCGTGGCCGTCACGGTGAAGGCGCAGAAGGACAGCATCGGCACGCGCTGGATGTTCGAGAACCTGAAGCCCGGTATGCGCATCAAGGCTTTCGGCCCGCTCGGCGATTTCAGCCACATCCGTCATCCCGGCGAAAAATATCTCTTCGTTTCGGCCGGCTCCGGCATCACGCCGATGATGGCGATGACGCGCTACATGGCCGACACAGGGCCCTTGTCGGACATCACCTTCGTCAATTGCTCGCGCAGCCCCGCCGACATCATCTTCCGCTCGGAGCTGGAATATCTCGCCCGCTTCATGCCGAACCTCGATCTCGGCTTCATCGTCGAAGGCTGCGGCCGCACCGATCTCTGGTCGGGGCTGAAGGGCCGCATCGACAAGGCAAAGATCGGACTGCTCGCGCCAGATTTCATGGAACGCACCATCTTCTGCTGCGGCCCTGAAGTCTTCATGGATGCCGTCCGCTCCATGCTGGAAGCCCACGGCTTCGACATGGCGCGCTACCATCAGGAAAGCTTCCAGCCGGCGCAGGCGGCAACGCCGCTGGCCGAAGTCAGCGATGACGCGTCGATGGACGCGGCGACCTCGATCCGCTTCACCATGGCCGGCAGGGATGTCGCCTGCGCCCCAGGCCAGACGATCCTGCAGGCCGCGCGCGGCGCCGGCGTACGCATCGGTGCTGCCTGCGAATCCGGTCTCTGCGGCACCTGCAGGGTGATGAAACTGTCGGGCGAGGTCGAGATGAACCATAATGGCGGCATCCTCGACGACGAAATCGACGAAGGCTACATTCTGGCCTGCTGTTCGCGGCCTAAAACGGATGTGCAGATAGAAGCCTAA
- a CDS encoding transporter has protein sequence MNTITSATTIPGLIWAYRLRPGANKPERLSDDTDRATLFADDGFLWLHLSLVDARVPAFLEDAPGLNEPARVALTTHETHATITVDEQMLFGTLVDFQREFDQDTRDIGWLHFVLTDRMLITTRLQPLRSVERARMLIEKNAAKFTRPLDIFELLVVEFQRTLISLVIEMTEELNLIEDFVYENAPRDERRRLAPVRRTIVRLHRHLRTVLTLMRRAAASDDEEMPLGFEDVAGRLTGRLEAVDHDVYALQERARLLHEEIDSKLSSEINRHLYILSIMTAFLLPPTLVTGFFGMNTSNLPFSGGGAGTEYAVALIIASMVLAWWLLKRVNIL, from the coding sequence ATGAACACGATCACATCAGCCACCACGATACCTGGCCTCATCTGGGCCTATCGCCTGCGTCCCGGCGCGAATAAGCCGGAGCGGCTGTCCGATGATACCGATCGCGCCACGCTGTTTGCGGACGATGGTTTCCTGTGGCTGCATCTGAGCCTTGTCGATGCCCGCGTACCCGCTTTTCTTGAGGATGCGCCAGGTCTGAACGAACCTGCCCGTGTGGCGCTGACGACGCATGAGACGCATGCGACCATCACCGTCGACGAGCAGATGCTGTTCGGCACGCTGGTCGATTTCCAGCGCGAATTCGATCAGGATACGCGCGACATCGGCTGGCTGCATTTCGTGCTGACCGACCGCATGCTCATCACCACCCGGCTGCAGCCGCTACGCAGTGTTGAGCGGGCGCGCATGCTGATCGAAAAAAACGCAGCCAAATTCACCCGGCCGCTCGATATATTCGAGCTGCTGGTCGTCGAGTTCCAGCGCACCCTCATCTCGCTTGTTATCGAGATGACCGAGGAGCTCAATCTCATCGAGGATTTCGTCTACGAGAACGCGCCGCGGGACGAACGCCGGCGATTGGCGCCCGTGCGCCGGACGATTGTGCGCCTGCACCGGCATCTGCGCACCGTTTTGACACTGATGCGGCGCGCTGCAGCGTCTGACGACGAAGAGATGCCGCTCGGGTTCGAGGATGTCGCCGGCCGATTGACGGGCCGGCTGGAGGCGGTCGATCACGATGTCTACGCGCTGCAGGAGCGCGCCAGGCTGCTGCATGAAGAAATCGACTCGAAGCTTTCCTCCGAGATCAACCGCCATCTCTATATTCTGTCGATCATGACGGCCTTCCTGCTGCCGCCGACGCTGGTCACCGGCTTTTTCGGCATGAACACGTCAAATCTGCCGTTTTCAGGCGGCGGTGCCGGCACGGAATATGCCGTGGCCCTCATCATCGCTTCGATGGTACTCGCCTGGTGGCTGCTGAAGCGGGTCAACATTCTCTGA
- a CDS encoding aromatic ring-hydroxylating dioxygenase subunit alpha, with protein sequence MDIGTDVLRQLKNRRQGFSLEQAFYTDPDYFKLDMEMIYYRDWLFIGHDCEVPRAGNYFTVQVGDYPVVIVRGRDQVIRAFHNSCRHRGSRVCASERGSSAKLVCPYHQWTYELDGSLLFARQMAEDFDKSQFSLKPVHCESVGGYIFICLAKNAPDFSPVRAAIEPYMAPHRIGETKVAFQSTIIEKGNWKLVWENNRECYHCAANHPELCRTYPEAPTITGVQGAMNDPLITEHWQRCEAAGLPSQFKIAPDGQFRAARMPLIEGAESYTMSGRRAVKRPLSPDVTINNIGAMILFHYPTTWNHLLGDHAISFRVLPISAEETAVTTKWLVHKDAVEGVDYDLEELTHVWTETNDQDRRIVEENAFGIRSPAYEPGPYSELHEGGVMQFVEWYSNFMINRLQGDQAKLSAVA encoded by the coding sequence ATGGATATCGGCACCGACGTTTTGCGACAATTGAAGAACCGCCGCCAGGGTTTCAGCCTGGAGCAGGCCTTCTACACCGACCCCGATTATTTCAAGCTCGACATGGAGATGATCTACTATCGCGACTGGCTGTTCATCGGCCATGATTGCGAAGTGCCGCGGGCCGGCAATTATTTCACGGTCCAGGTCGGCGATTATCCCGTCGTTATCGTCCGCGGCCGGGATCAGGTCATCCGCGCCTTCCACAATAGTTGTCGCCACCGCGGCTCGCGTGTCTGCGCATCCGAGCGCGGTTCTTCGGCCAAGCTTGTCTGCCCTTACCATCAGTGGACCTACGAACTCGACGGTTCGCTGCTCTTCGCCCGGCAGATGGCGGAGGATTTCGACAAGAGCCAGTTCTCCCTGAAGCCGGTTCACTGCGAGAGCGTCGGCGGCTACATCTTCATCTGTCTGGCGAAAAACGCCCCGGATTTCTCCCCGGTCCGCGCCGCGATCGAGCCTTACATGGCGCCGCATCGCATCGGCGAGACGAAGGTCGCCTTCCAGAGCACCATTATCGAAAAGGGCAATTGGAAGCTGGTATGGGAGAACAATCGCGAGTGCTATCACTGCGCCGCCAATCATCCGGAGCTCTGCCGTACCTACCCGGAAGCGCCGACCATCACGGGTGTACAAGGTGCGATGAACGATCCCCTCATCACTGAGCACTGGCAGCGCTGCGAAGCCGCCGGCTTGCCGAGCCAATTCAAGATCGCACCCGATGGTCAGTTCCGCGCCGCCCGCATGCCGCTGATCGAAGGGGCTGAAAGCTACACCATGTCCGGCAGGCGCGCCGTCAAGCGGCCGCTATCGCCTGACGTCACCATCAACAATATCGGTGCGATGATCCTGTTCCATTACCCGACAACGTGGAACCATCTTCTCGGCGACCACGCCATTTCCTTCCGCGTGCTGCCGATCAGCGCCGAGGAAACCGCGGTCACCACCAAATGGCTGGTGCATAAGGATGCGGTAGAGGGCGTCGACTATGACCTCGAGGAACTGACCCATGTCTGGACGGAAACCAACGATCAGGACCGTCGCATCGTCGAGGAAAATGCCTTCGGTATACGCTCGCCGGCCTATGAGCCCGGCCCCTATTCGGAACTCCACGAGGGCGGCGTCATGCAGTTCGTCGAGTGGTACTCGAATTTCATGATCAACCGGCTGCAGGGCGATCAGGCCAAGCTGTCGGCGGTTGCCTGA
- a CDS encoding ACT domain-containing protein: MPGITELKLLIASMKPNLIEGEFVFCCVPPSMLTDYIHLKPIGMFHEKEGMTLILPIEAARQAGLPAEPAMRMISLDVHSSLEAVGLTAAFAMALGSEGISANVVAAYYHDHIFVPIADAERAMAALKALSAGQDRP, from the coding sequence ATGCCGGGTATCACCGAACTCAAACTGCTGATTGCGAGCATGAAGCCAAATCTCATTGAAGGCGAATTCGTCTTTTGCTGCGTGCCGCCTTCAATGCTGACAGACTATATCCATTTGAAGCCGATCGGAATGTTCCACGAAAAAGAGGGAATGACGCTGATCCTTCCGATCGAGGCCGCCCGGCAGGCGGGGCTTCCGGCTGAACCCGCCATGCGAATGATTAGCCTAGACGTCCATTCCTCGCTGGAGGCCGTGGGCTTGACGGCGGCCTTTGCTATGGCACTCGGAAGCGAGGGCATCAGCGCCAATGTCGTTGCGGCCTATTATCATGACCATATCTTCGTGCCGATCGCCGATGCCGAGCGTGCCATGGCGGCATTGAAGGCGCTCTCCGCCGGACAAGATCGTCCCTAA
- a CDS encoding BA14K family protein, whose product MLGFRARIATIAVSAAVALTSFTPSFAMQMPAAPVAAADKAAPADVQQVQWRRYGGYHGGYYPYYRRGWYGGYRGYPGYRYGYRYYDGYWYPLAAFGAGAIIGGAIASQPRYVAPAGGINPRHVEWCEARYRSYRAYDNTFQPNRGPRQQCYSPFY is encoded by the coding sequence ATGCTTGGTTTCCGTGCAAGAATTGCGACTATCGCTGTTTCGGCCGCTGTGGCTCTGACGAGCTTCACCCCGTCCTTCGCAATGCAGATGCCTGCCGCGCCCGTTGCGGCGGCAGACAAGGCCGCCCCTGCCGACGTTCAGCAGGTTCAGTGGCGCCGCTATGGCGGTTATCACGGCGGGTACTATCCGTATTATCGCCGTGGTTGGTATGGCGGCTACCGCGGTTATCCGGGCTATCGTTATGGCTATCGCTATTATGATGGCTATTGGTACCCGCTGGCGGCCTTCGGCGCCGGAGCCATCATTGGCGGCGCGATTGCCAGCCAGCCGCGTTATGTTGCCCCGGCCGGAGGCATCAACCCGCGCCACGTCGAATGGTGCGAGGCGCGCTATCGCTCCTACCGGGCTTATGACAATACGTTCCAGCCCAATCGCGGTCCCCGGCAGCAGTGCTACTCGCCCTTCTATTGA
- a CDS encoding L-threonylcarbamoyladenylate synthase, which yields MARHIDILQDPETAIAAASETLAEGLPIGLPTETVYGLAADATNPAAITRIYETKGRPRFNPLICHMSDLAMAERHAIFDPISRKLAEAFWPGPLTLVLPLRPESDIHPLATAGLDTIGIRVPQGFAGELIRAFGRPLAAPSANTSGKISATSADHVHDDLGERITLILDAGASVVGVESTIVKVEDGEMRLLRPGGLAAEEIERIAGQPLKRKNGASPAIEAPGMLASHYAPGAAVRLDATAVLPGEALIRFGRPDIAGAENAAMVLDLSPSGDLAEAAANLFDFMKRADGSGAAMIAFSSIPDEGLGEAINDRLRRAAAPRE from the coding sequence ATGGCGCGACACATAGACATTCTCCAGGATCCCGAAACGGCTATAGCTGCGGCGTCGGAAACGCTTGCCGAGGGGCTGCCGATCGGGTTGCCGACCGAGACGGTCTATGGGCTTGCCGCCGATGCCACCAATCCCGCTGCTATCACCCGCATCTATGAGACCAAGGGGCGGCCCCGCTTCAATCCGCTGATCTGCCACATGAGCGATCTCGCCATGGCGGAACGCCATGCGATCTTCGACCCGATCTCGCGGAAGCTGGCCGAAGCCTTCTGGCCCGGTCCGTTGACCCTTGTGCTGCCGCTGCGGCCGGAAAGCGATATCCATCCGCTGGCGACCGCGGGGCTTGATACGATCGGCATCCGTGTGCCGCAGGGTTTTGCTGGCGAGCTGATCCGCGCCTTCGGCCGGCCGCTCGCCGCCCCCAGCGCCAATACGTCCGGCAAGATCAGCGCCACCAGCGCCGATCATGTTCATGACGATCTCGGCGAACGGATTACACTCATCCTCGATGCCGGCGCTTCGGTTGTCGGCGTTGAATCGACGATCGTCAAGGTTGAGGACGGGGAGATGCGCCTGCTGAGGCCGGGGGGCCTCGCGGCTGAGGAGATCGAGCGGATCGCAGGTCAGCCGCTCAAGCGCAAGAACGGCGCCTCGCCGGCCATTGAAGCGCCAGGCATGCTTGCCTCGCACTATGCGCCAGGTGCTGCGGTGCGGCTCGATGCGACTGCTGTTTTACCGGGCGAGGCGTTGATCCGTTTTGGGCGACCGGACATTGCCGGTGCGGAGAACGCGGCCATGGTGCTCGATCTCAGCCCATCCGGCGATCTTGCGGAAGCCGCCGCCAATCTGTTCGATTTCATGAAACGCGCCGATGGCAGCGGCGCGGCAATGATCGCCTTTTCCAGCATTCCCGACGAAGGCCTCGGCGAAGCCATCAACGACCGCCTGCGCCGCGCGGCCGCGCCCAGAGAGTAA
- a CDS encoding GH25 family lysozyme gives MVLALLGPASRLAAAENPPWNDPQNALIVDAYELNTIDWDQLLQDKRIAAFISKASDGLPESFSCTGDHAGDTFAHCKTMWRKYAVSRELYQTRRILAKMNGLLWGAYHLGRPGNPVDQANHFLDYADPKPDELMVLDIDGLDATQFMSLDDAQIFVGHIKVRTGRYPILYTNHNTARYIADHREDYPILSRLPLWYARYKPDVKGTFPLGNWDNYALWQFSSSDNCSEKACPYRVPGTLTDIDVNVVAMTKVQLAKIWPQGDLLPAKPEPAPMIIAKGPSCTAPLQTLVSLMVDPIVTAATQPKTVEINELNYQDF, from the coding sequence ATGGTTCTGGCGCTGCTCGGACCGGCTTCCCGGCTTGCGGCCGCTGAGAACCCACCCTGGAACGACCCCCAGAACGCCCTTATCGTCGATGCCTATGAGTTGAATACCATCGATTGGGATCAGCTTCTGCAAGACAAGCGCATAGCCGCTTTCATCTCCAAGGCTTCCGACGGCCTGCCAGAGAGCTTTAGCTGCACGGGCGATCATGCCGGCGACACCTTTGCGCACTGCAAGACGATGTGGCGCAAATATGCCGTCAGCCGCGAGCTGTATCAGACGCGCCGCATACTGGCCAAAATGAATGGCCTGCTCTGGGGCGCCTACCACCTTGGACGGCCCGGCAACCCGGTCGACCAGGCCAATCACTTTCTGGATTATGCCGATCCGAAACCGGACGAATTGATGGTGCTCGATATCGACGGCTTGGACGCGACCCAGTTCATGTCGCTCGATGACGCGCAGATCTTCGTCGGTCACATCAAGGTGAGAACCGGCCGCTATCCCATTCTCTATACCAATCACAACACCGCCCGGTATATTGCCGATCATCGCGAGGACTATCCGATCCTGTCGCGGCTGCCGCTGTGGTATGCGCGCTACAAGCCGGATGTAAAAGGCACCTTCCCGCTCGGCAATTGGGACAATTATGCGCTCTGGCAATTCTCCTCATCCGACAATTGCTCGGAGAAGGCCTGTCCTTACCGCGTGCCGGGGACGCTTACCGATATCGATGTCAATGTCGTGGCGATGACGAAGGTGCAGCTCGCCAAGATCTGGCCGCAGGGCGATCTGCTGCCCGCAAAGCCGGAACCTGCACCCATGATCATTGCCAAGGGACCAAGCTGTACCGCGCCGTTGCAGACGCTCGTCTCGCTGATGGTCGACCCAATCGTCACCGCCGCAACGCAGCCGAAGACGGTCGAGATCAACGAGTTGAATTATCAGGATTTCTAG
- a CDS encoding MOSC domain-containing protein, with product MGDKRVYVTSVSSSGVHSFSKQNKDHIQLLTGLGVEGDAHMGVTVKHRSRVAVDPTQPNLRQVHIIHEELFDELTEKGFSVAPGDMGENIATRGIDLLSLPQGARLHIGEEAIVEVTGLRNPCKQIDDFQKGLLHAVLDKDADGGLIRKAGIMGIVSQGGRVQPDDAIRVELPPLPHIKLERV from the coding sequence ATGGGCGACAAACGCGTATATGTGACGTCAGTCAGCAGCAGCGGCGTGCATAGTTTCAGCAAGCAGAACAAGGATCACATTCAACTGCTGACGGGGCTCGGCGTGGAAGGCGACGCGCATATGGGGGTGACGGTAAAGCATCGCTCGCGCGTCGCGGTCGATCCGACGCAACCCAATCTGCGTCAAGTGCATATTATCCACGAGGAGCTGTTCGACGAACTCACAGAAAAGGGATTCTCTGTTGCTCCGGGCGACATGGGCGAGAATATAGCGACCCGAGGGATCGACCTACTTTCCCTGCCTCAAGGGGCGCGCCTGCATATCGGCGAGGAAGCGATCGTGGAAGTGACTGGGCTTCGCAACCCGTGCAAGCAAATCGACGATTTCCAGAAGGGCCTGCTGCATGCGGTGCTCGATAAAGATGCCGATGGAGGTCTGATCCGCAAGGCTGGCATCATGGGTATCGTCTCGCAGGGTGGCCGCGTGCAACCCGATGACGCCATCCGCGTCGAGCTGCCGCCGCTGCCGCATATCAAGCTCGAGCGCGTCTGA
- a CDS encoding type II toxin-antitoxin system ParD family antitoxin, with the protein MASSANLGKRLESYVDELVTSGRYNSRSEVLREGVRLVEEREKRLAALDTAIAQGLADVKAGRVEPLEEVAARLTAKYENMAKDRRS; encoded by the coding sequence ATGGCTAGCAGCGCAAATCTTGGCAAGCGGCTCGAAAGCTATGTGGATGAACTCGTAACAAGTGGACGTTACAACTCCCGCAGCGAAGTCCTGCGCGAAGGCGTTCGCTTGGTCGAAGAGCGAGAAAAACGCCTCGCTGCGCTCGATACCGCGATTGCACAAGGCCTTGCGGATGTTAAAGCAGGGCGAGTGGAGCCTCTTGAAGAGGTTGCTGCCAGACTGACTGCAAAATACGAAAATATGGCAAAAGACCGCCGCTCGTGA
- a CDS encoding DUF6656 family protein: protein MAKLRYFDAKKPAEPEPELPAASHSEFLRTGRITRDRAHWLAEERRYLSYEEVAERTANKLRNAGEKTHDRLNSFHQSIRFPKLIFHHTLKDTPHLGYCHVTAARTQFAQYEEVSWAFYIANFFARIGQNDNFFENISLKYSRMYFAVAVLPDQESPEKKLTINREVRGNGVLFHTHDPQIAIRNVLLLGARNEQLRDIIRQL from the coding sequence ATGGCCAAGCTCAGATATTTCGACGCCAAGAAGCCCGCCGAACCGGAACCGGAATTGCCGGCGGCCTCCCATAGCGAATTCCTGCGCACCGGCCGCATCACCCGCGACAGGGCGCATTGGCTGGCCGAAGAGCGGCGCTATCTCAGCTATGAGGAAGTGGCCGAGCGCACGGCGAATAAGCTGCGGAATGCTGGCGAAAAGACCCACGATCGGCTGAACAGCTTTCACCAATCGATTCGTTTTCCGAAGCTGATCTTCCATCACACGCTGAAGGACACGCCGCATCTCGGTTATTGCCATGTCACTGCGGCGCGAACGCAATTTGCGCAGTATGAAGAGGTGAGCTGGGCCTTCTACATCGCCAACTTCTTTGCCCGCATCGGGCAGAACGACAATTTCTTCGAAAATATCAGCCTGAAATATTCGCGGATGTATTTTGCCGTCGCCGTCTTGCCGGATCAGGAATCGCCGGAAAAGAAACTGACGATCAACCGCGAGGTCCGAGGCAACGGCGTACTCTTCCACACACACGATCCGCAGATCGCCATCCGCAACGTGTTGCTGCTTGGCGCGCGCAACGAACAGCTCCGCGACATCATTCGCCAGCTTTGA